The following are encoded in a window of Sminthopsis crassicaudata isolate SCR6 chromosome 5, ASM4859323v1, whole genome shotgun sequence genomic DNA:
- the LOC141542791 gene encoding olfactory receptor 6C1-like, producing MKNHTQVTEFILLGLSDNPEFQMIIFFCLLLTYILSIAGNVTIIILTLLDSHLQTPMYFFLRNFSFLEISFTTASVPRFLSNIITEDNTISYNDCMAQFFFVILFGGTEFYLLAVMSYDRYVAICKPLHYTTIMSNRVCTLLVVCSWLIACMIVFTEIILILQLDYCADNIIDHFICDYSPLLQLSCTDTQFLETFGFFCAVVTLLFTLTLIIFSYTYIIQTIMRIPSVSQRKKAFSTCSSHMIVISIFYGSSIFMYMKPSAKDRINLSKGVAVLNTSVAPILNPFIYSLRNQQVKQAFMDMIQKIVFASNKGNKLLN from the coding sequence atgaaaaatcatacaCAGGTAACAGAGTTCATCCTCCTGGGATTGTCAGATAACCCGGAGTTTCAAATGATCATTTTCTTCTGCCTCTTACTCACCTACATACTCAGTATTGCTGGAAATGTGACTATCATCATCCTTACCCTGCTGGATTCTCACCTCCAGACCCCAATGTATTTCTTCCTCCGGAATTTCTCCTTCTTAGAAATTTCATTTACAACTGCCAGTGTTCCCAGATTCTTGAGCAACATTATTACTGAAGACAATACCATTTCATATAATGATTGCATGGCTCAGttcttttttgtcattctctttggaGGAACTGAATTTTACCTTCTAGCAGTCATGTCTTATGATCGCTATGTTGCCATCTGCAAACCCTTACATTATACAACGATCATGAGCAACAGAGTCTGCACATTGCTTGTGGTCTGCTCATGGTTGATTGCATGCATGATCGTCTTCACTGAAATCATTCTGATTCTTCAGCTTGATTATTGTGCTGATAATATAATTGACCACTTCATCTGTGACTATTCTCCCCTTTTACAGCTATCCTGCACAGATACCCAATTTTTAGAAACATTTGGCTTTTTCTGTGCTGTGGTTACTCTTCTGTTTACACTGACTTTAATAATCTTCTCCTACACATACATCATCCAAACAATTATGCGGATTCCTTCTGTCAGTCAGAGGAAAAAGGCCTTTTCCACTTGTTCTTCTCACATGATTGTCATCTCCATTTTTTATGGCAGCTCCATCTTCATGTACATGAAACCCTCAGCAAAGGACAGAATTAATTTGAGTAAGGGAGTTGCTGTGCTTAATACATCAGTTGCCCCTATATTGAATCCCTTCATTTATAGTCTAAGGAATCAGCAAGTGAAACAAGCTTTCATGGACATGATACAAAAGATTGTCTTTGcttcaaataaaggaaataaattgttgAACTGA